The Chlorocebus sabaeus isolate Y175 chromosome 20, mChlSab1.0.hap1, whole genome shotgun sequence genomic sequence TGGGCTCCAAGATCAAATCACTCCTCCCACAGTATCACACAAGAAAAGTCAGGCCTTTTCTACGAGATTTTCATCAACCTCTCTCAATACCTCCCCATTCTCCTACACTTCTATCCTCAAATCTCCCACAGGGACCCCCTGCATGAAGAAGAATCTGGCCCATTAATTTTCCAGCCACAAGCTCGTATTATTCTGGATGCATGGTGTGCTAGACCTTCAGGAGCTGAGGGAGGGGAGACCCACTGAGCAGCCTTCTGTGTAGCAGAGTGAAAGACAAGTGAGATGCAGGTGCTGTTCAGAAGCTTTATTTCTCTCTATAATCAGACACAAGTGATAACATTGTCAGGAGTAAAGGAGGCTTCCACAGTCTTGGAAAACACATGGGTGGAGCCTTTTGGAAAAAGCATCCTTCCCCATAAATGAATGATTAATTAGGATGTCTAAGAAAGGATCTGTCAAGTTAGGGCTTTTCCTTGGTCCTTGAGATACTTGTTTCCTCTAAAGTCACTTGTCTCCACATCAGGAATTAGGTCAGCAGCAGCCTCCAGAGCCATAGCCACAGCTGGAGGCACCATCTTGCTGACCACTGCCCCTGTCACAGGAGTTGGAGCTCTGGCGCCGGCATCGGTGGGACCTGCCGTGCCTGTGGTGGCTCAGGCAGCAGCCGCCCTCAGAGCTGGGGCCACCGCAGCCCCCAGGGCTTGGAGCACAGCaggaggaggctggaggcagaCACTGTGCTGAACTCTTTGGGGGGCATTTGGGTGAGGGGCACTTGGGTGGAGGCGGGCACTGCTGCTGGTTCTGCTGGCAGGACATCTTGGCAGGAGGTGAGAGCCTGGAGAGATAAAAGGAAAAGCTCAACACAAAAGCTCCAGGCTAGTGCCTCCTCTACAAATGGTTTTATGAAGTCCTAAGACCAGTTGCTTCCTGAGATATACACTTCAcgaataaaaacagaaactcaTCTCAAGTAAAACTGGCCTGGTAAGACgtttccttccacttttcccTCTTCCAGAAAAGAATACTGGTGTCTTCTAACTGGGCCCCAAGTCCTCCTGTCTTCATAGaaacactgatgcaaaaacaCCTAATTGAGTAATGATTCTCAGAGAATATCACTGGGCATGTATGCATCTCTTAGGAAGAGTAGAGAGAATACTGAGAGCCAGGGCTCTGGTGTGTCACAGACTTCCATGCACCCCAAAGAGGTTCCTTACTCACTGCCCCTTCCCCTACCCTCAGTTGCCCTCTGAAGTCCTCTTCCTGCTGCGTGTACATCTGACACCTCTGCTTCCCCCTTCCCTAGTAAAATCTGGGCTTATCTTCTCCAGACATCCCCAGCTGCGAGTCCCCTCTAGATACTTGCCCGATACAGAAGATACTAAGGAGGAGAAGGCTGTTCTTTAGGAGGCTGTGGATGAGGAGCCCAAAATAAGAGCCTTTTTATCTTGTGCAGGGTTAGTGATGCACAACCCAGGCATGCTGCTTTCACCACAAGGGGAGGTGGCAGAGCCAAACACTCCCATCCCAGGCCTCCAGCATCTTCCTTCATGCTTGCCAAGATGCCTGTCAAGAGGAAACCAGGAAGTCTTGATGACAGATCTCCACGTGTGTTGGGGACCTGTCATTTCTTCTCCTTTCACTCATTTAGCTCAGATGCTTTAGTCTGAGCTCTGTCCCTTGCATTTTGCAGTGAGAATGTATAGATGCATATGACACATTTCCTGATCTAGAGACTTTCAAAGTTAACTGGACTTACATCAGAGATGTAAACATATGTGTCTGATATGATATCATGTGATGCATCCTGGGATACAAACATCTTTTTTTTGGACATCAGTTCCCTATTCCTCTGCATATTCCCCAGGGGTATGGTTTGTTGAGATGTAATTGGCTCCTGACTCTTGGGGATGTTGGATGATCTGAGACCACTGGACCCTGGGAATGAGATGTATTAGGTAGTGAATGGAGGATGGGACCCATGCCCTGTCTGGGGCAGTTGGAGCCCATAAGAGGATTAAGGTAGGATTATATGAATAAGCAGACGAAATCATTAAGGAACATGCAACAGTTGAGATCACAAGACTCATACTTAATATGAAAAACATAAGTTGGCCCATATTTAGCTTCCCATGGGATGTATGATACTGATGGTAAGCAAATAAAATGGTCCATgagcaaaaaatatataagataattGGTGAGAGTCATGAAGATGATTTGTTCAATGAATTGCGGATGATGAGGTTAGTGATGGTAGTGACATCATGTGCATCACATTTAATGGAACAAACCTTATGCATTCTAACGTGTCTGTAGGATGAAATATAGTCTGATTCTTATTTTTCCCATTCGATTTTATGATAGTTTTAGACATGAATTTTTCACTGAATTCACCTCTATTATTACAATACCTGTACTTTGCTATttgtttctaaaaaattaaagtcaGAAGTATAACAGAACATTATATTTAGgttaaatggtaattttaaataatacatgtttatggTAAATGCCTGTTATCCCTGTACTTGATAGTTTATGTAAATCCCTCTACTTGATAGTTTATGGCTTTTAGACAACAAACTCCCTATCAGAGCATGCACTTTACAACTTACCCTCTTTAAAACATGGTGGGAGGTTGAAGGCAGAATTCCatgatttattttgagatatttaagAGAGAGTGAATTGTCTCTAGGAATGTGGCTTgggaatggaggaggaggaataggATTGACTCTCCTCTCTGATATTCTTCTGTCTGCAGAGGCCTCTTGCTGAAGGGATATTTTTGGGCTTAGCTCCAGGGCTACACTAGGCGCCCATTTCTTTTACATTCTTTAGAACCCACCAATTGCTAGTGCATTGGAAGGAATTACTCATGATGATTGAAATGGATACTTTCTCATTCCACACTGGTGAAGCTGAAAAGGGGCACAATCTTTtgaaaaattcagttaaaaagttaCTGGGGTTTAGACTTTGCTGCAAATCTGAACATTCATTTCTCTGTATCTTGTGTTTATCATAAGCAAGGCTTGTCCTCCCAACAGAGAAAGCATGATAGCCATTTTCCTGCATGGGTTGCAACCCTGAGTCATTGGCAGCTGGGAGAGGTAGGAGGTGGAAGCATTAATTGAGAAGAAACATAAATCACACATTTTGGGCAAGTTTCAAAGGAACAAAGCATCCTTGCCAATGACATTCAATATATCGTGTTACCTCTGTTTTATAAAACATAGTGGATGACTGTT encodes the following:
- the LCE3B gene encoding late cornified envelope protein 3B; translated protein: MSCQQNQQQCPPPPKCPSPKCPPKSSAQCLPPASSCCAPSPGGCGGPSSEGGCCLSHHRHGRSHRCRRQSSNSCDRGSGQQDGASSCGYGSGGCC